CATTCTCTTTCTTTTCCAAAAACAGGCGTGCAGCCTTAGCGTGTGAAGTACTCATAGTGTTTATTGCCCTGCTAAGATTTCGAGAAAATGTATCGTACGGATCGGTAGTTGCTCTCTGTCTATGACGCCCTGCATGTGCATGAGGCACGAGCTATCTGCCCCCGTGATGTACTCCGCCCCTGTCGCCATGTGGTCTCTCACCTTGTCCTTACCCATACAGACGGAGACTTCCGGCTCTTCGACCGAAAACATACCGCCGAAGCCGCAACACTCGTCGATCCGGCCGGGCTCGACGACCTCTATCCCCTGCACTTTTTCGAGTAGGGCACGTATCTTGTTGAAATAAGGGGTGGTAAGCTCCGATGGAGATGACAGCCCGAGCTCACGTACACCGTGACAGCTGTTGTGTATACTTACTTTATGGGGGAAGGAGGCTGAGAGGTGTTGGGGTTTGATGACATCGTGGACAAACTCGGTGATGTCGTAGATACGCTTCTCTGTCGTGCACTCGTGATCATGGTCTCCGAGGATGCGAGGATGATTTTCTTTGACAAAGGCGACACAGCTGGCACTTGGCCCGACGATGTAGTCATAGCCCTCGAAGAGGGTCTCAAAGCGTTTGGCGAGCTCCAAGGAATTGCCCTCGAACCCCGCATTGGCCATCGGTTGTCCGCAACACGTCTGATCCAATGGATAGTCCACATCCAGCCCCAACCCCTTGAGGAGCTTGTAGCAAGCTATGCCTACATTGGGGTACACGGCATTGATGTAGCAGGGGATAAATAGTCCAATCTTCATCTTACTTCAATGTATGTGTTTGTATATCCTGATATACGCGATAGGGAGCGATATCTCTCATCGCCGTCGAGTAAATTTACCTATTTATTTGATAAAGGCAATTAAATCCTCTACAGATATTTTTCGACTTGCTTTTTTGTGAATAAGCTCGATTTTTTATGTGTTGTAAATGATAAAATATGAGCCCTTCGTAAGGCTGAAAGACAGTCTTTGGATCCTCGAGATCAAGTTCTACGACTTTCGATCGAAAGTCGTAAAGATCGATGAAACGAATCTAACGACTTTTTTGGGGGGGGCATCGGGGAATCTCGCGGAGGTGAGGTGCCGGTTCCGGGAGGGGTGATGATTTTTTGCTTAAAATAGACTAACTTCGTGCTGTCTTAAACAAAAAAGGAGGTAACTCATGGCAAAGACCAAGTACAAGAAAACGAAGATCACACTCATTATTATATTGGTGCTCCTCATAGCCTCGGGCGTCCTGCTCAAGATGCGGTGGAGCGCATGGTTTGCAAACAGTCCCGAAGACCCTTACACGGTGCCCGACAGTATTGCACGAGTGACGATAGTGCCGGGACAGGCTTTCGAGACGGAACGCACGGTCTCTTGGCTCTGTGGCGAGGAGGAGCGACCTGCGACCCTCGCTTTCAGAGCACTCAAGGATAGCCTTGTCGATACGGCATGGCAGGTGATCGAGGCTTCGGGCGATGTGATCCGAAGTCGTTCGGGGCAGGGTGCGTACTATCACGCCCATCTCTCTCGACTGACACCGGGAGAGGTCTATCAGCTCCGTCTGCGTGTCGGTGAGGATCACGAGAAAGTCCTCAGTATGGCTATGCCTGCGATGCTCGACTCGGTGATGAACTTCGTCTATCTCGGTGATGTCCAAGATCCGGATGGAGAGATGAGCACCGGGCTTTTTGACCTTTTCAGAGGACAGGCGGGTAGTGTCCGTCCCGACTTTTTTGCCCTTGCAGGGGATCAGATCGAAGGACCCACGGATGAGTATTGGCGTGTGTGGTACGACTCTTGGAAGGGGTACACTGACGAGATGCCCATGATCGTCTCGACAGGCAACCACGAGTACCTCAAGAAGGGATTTGCTCGAGAACTTGACCCACGCTGGGTGCCACAGTATAATTATCCTGCCAACGGCCCCGAAGATTTCGAGGGGCGTAGTTATTATGTCGACTTCCCCCTTGCGCGCTTTGTCGTCATAGACAGCAACGGGATCAATTCGCCCTCTGATATATGGAATCACCGAGCATGGCTCAAGGAGGTGCTGAAGGCTTCGACACAACCTTGGCAGATCGTGATGTATCACCATGCGGTGCACTGTGTCCGTGCAGGGCGGAGTCATCCCGTGATGCAGTACATATTCAAACCCATCCTTGTCGAGTATGGCGCGGATCTCGTCCTTCAGGGGCACGATCATGCTTATTCGCGCATCACCACACCGGCTGAGGATGGGGGACGTACCGCTCCGGTCTACCTGATCAGTTGTAGTTCGCCAAAGCTCTACCGCAACGGCTTCGCTCCCATACATGATCGTCTCGGCTCAGGTATTCAGCTCTATCAGACTGTCAGAGTGACCCCCGACACGATCCACTATACTTCGCTACAATATACCGGCGAAGTCTATGACGAACTCGTCTTGGCTCGTGAGGCCGGTACCGGAAAGATCACCGTCACCGACAAGGCTACGCACATCCCGGAGTTGTTTTTGTTCGATAACTTCAGCTCAAGTAAGAAGGGGCAAAAGAAGGCGAAGGCTTATGCCGATGCCGTAGAGAAAAGGTTGAAGAGCAGATCGTGAGCGTCACCCTCTCGGATGATCGGACAGTCGACGCTTAGTAGCGTTCGCTCCAGGTGCTGATGAGATAGATGAACGGCAGGCTGATCCGTACAGCCACGTTGGGAGGCTCGACAAGGTCGCTGCCGACGAAGAGGCCTATCCTTGCCATTCGTCCGAACCCGACCGAATACCCCCCTTCGATATAATCCTTGTTGCCCGAGAGGTGGAGGCTGCGCAGGTGCAGTCCCTCATCGACGGGGAGAAACAGTCCCAGGAGAAAATGATTGGCATAGTAGTTGATCCCCGTGGCCATCCATCGTTTTGTCCCCATCCACTCGGCAGGCAGGGTGTGCCATGACTCTCCCAAGTTGCTCCGTCCCATCAGACTGAGTCTCGGGAAGTGTCGCATATCCGCATCGCTCTGCCACCCTTGATCCCAAAAGCTCCCTCCGATGATCAAGAAGTCCACCTTGTGGTTCGGACTGAAGGCTTGTGCCGAGCGCAGGCTTACTTCCCACATCTTATACTCACTGAAGGGCGTATCCTCCGTCTTTGTCGGTGTGATCCCGGCGCGCAGGGTGAGCCCAGCTTCTATGCCATCTTGTCCGGCAGGCATGACGATCGGGGTAGGGTAAGAGGGGCGTTCTTTATGGTTTCGCTTGAGGTTGTAGATCAGTCGGAGTTCGGAAGTGAGTGCGCGGTGTCGCACGAGATCTGTGCCGAAGACTTGGGGGCTTCTATCTTCATACTGGAGGAGTGCAGAGTATCTGAAGTGTGGACTGAGGTAGAGCTTGTGTCTCGTCGAGACGTACCACTTCCGATAGTGGTGGATGTCGCTGTTGGTGCCGGGCAACCCCACATATTGTTCCGTAAAGAGTTCGTAAGGAGCCATGTGCACGGTCTCACGAGAGGTGTGTCCGCCGGAGAGGACAAGCAGACCGTCACGTTTCGGGCTGTGGTAGATGAGGATATTGTTTTCGCTGAACCACCGACGAGTCTTCAAGGTGTAGTTCTGTGAAGTGCGGAACATGATCTTTCGCCCCTCGCTGAGACTGTGATCGAGCTGCATCTCATATCCCAGCCAAAGTCCATCGACATCGTTAAAGTCCGGAAAGAGGTTCGCCACCCCATCGAGACCCAGAAGTGTGGAGCAACCGACACGTACCGTCGGTCCGAAAGCGATCGATGGCAGGCGACGGAGGACGGGAGACCTACTGCTCTCCGAAGCCGAAAGCATATCAAGCAACACATACCCCATATCCTCATCGTAAGGGTGCGTCGGACGATAACGCTTCAGCCGTGCCCAGTCATACTCCTGAGCATGGAGCGAGGAGGTGAGCAGGCATGGTAATAATAGCCCCGAGAGCATTCGTAAAACGGTGATAACTATCCTCATACAGAGTAAAGATAGTGTTTTTTGCGATCTTTTTGGTTACTTTTTCGGGGCTCAGGTCGATGAAGATGATGAAAAAAACTGTCTTTGATAGGGTGGATGTGCGGGAAAGTTGTTACCTTTGCATCGCTTAGTCAGAAAAAGAAATAATTCGTGGCGAAGAATTTGTCTCGTGGTGTAACGGTAACACGAAAGATTCTGGCTCTTTAATTCGGGGTTCGAATCCCTGCGAGACAACTCATTGAACACAAGGAGACCCAACCCGGAAATCATCTCGGATTGGGTCTCTCTCTTTTATCATCACCCTCTCTATGTCTTCCATGCAGATCTATCGGATATTCAAGGACTATGCACTGCTGTGGTCTATGGTCGTGGGTGTCTTCTTGTCGCCGTGGGCGTACAAGTTGGCTTTCCTCCTGCCGTACATCATGTTTGTGATGCTTTCTCTGAGTTATACGCGCATAGCACCTTCGGATGTGAAGATGTCCAAGGTGCACATAGCCCTCTTCGTGACCCAGTGGGTGCTGGGTGTCGGGATCTACTTCGCACTTAGGTCTTGGGATGAGATATTGGCACAGGGCTTGGCTCTCATCATCCTGACGCCTACGGCGGTGTCGGCTTCGGTCATCACGGCGATGATGGGCGGAAATATGGGCTTCATCATCGCTTCGCTCATCATCGGAAATGTGGCGATGAGCCTGCTTGCTCCGCCCATGCTCTCATCATTGTATCCCGACACGGGGCTGAGTTATCTCGCCACGGTGCTGCAGATACTGTCGAAGGTCTCGCTCCTGCTGATCATGCCTATTGTCCTCATCTGGGGGCTTCGGTTTGGGTTACCCAAGGTGCATGATCGGTTGGCAAAGTATGCGGGCTGGACCTTCTACTTCTGGTGCTTCTCTCTCGTGATCATCACCTCAAACACGATACGCTTCTTCAAAGAGCATGGCGAGCTCACCTTGCAGTATGGTGTGGTCATTGCTTTGAGTGTCTTTGTGGTGTGTCTCCTTACGTTTGTCATCGGGCGATCGATAGGGCGGCGGATGGGGACTCTGCCGGTCAATAGCGGACAGGCTCTGGGACAGAAGAATACCGTCCTTGCGATATGGATGGGCTTGACCTTCATGAACCCCGTGGTGTCCGTGATCCCATCTTTCTACGTGATATGGCAAAATGTGGTCAATGCCTTCCAGCTGGCACAGTACAGAAGATCGGTGGCAGACCAAACCAATAATCCTCCAAAACTATAAAACTCATTATTATGGCAAAGGTTAGTGACGAGATGCTGACGGTCCTCTTGGAGGGCGAGCACAATCCCGAACTCATGAGGTTTCTCCTCGTACGGAAAGAACTCATGCCCCACCTCGAAACGGGAAAGTATCCTTATCGGATAGAGATACGTTGGGCTTATGAGGGCGATCGCAGGGGGATGCCCGCAGATGCGGTGGGAGCGGAGATGGAGGCCTTCGAGACTGCACTTTCGCCTGCACTGGAGCGTAACAAGTTGGCACTCCTGGCTTATTCGTGCACGGGAGAAGGGCTCAAGGAGTGGGTCTACTACACACGCAATCTGAAGGCTTTTGGAGAGACACTCAACACGGCTCTGTCGGACCTGCCACAGTTCCCTCTCTCATTCGAAGCGGATGAGGATCGTGAGGCTTCCATGTTCAAGGAGGTCTTCGCTCTTGCCATGGATATGGCACAAGAGGAGGAGTGACGTGGCTTTTTGATACGACGATCCCGATCGGTAGGGTTTTGTGCCTCCGATCTTAATGGGATTTCCTGTCTTGTCTGATCTTTTCAGGCCTTTGCCATGGAGTTTTCGAGCTTGCGCATGACGTGGCGGTAGCGTAGATACAGCAATATACCGAGCGTCGTCAGACTGACGGGGAAAGCCATCCATACGCCGAGAAGTCCGAGTCGGAGAGGAAAGGCGAAGAGATACACGAGACCCAAGGCGAGAGGTACGTGACAGATGATCGCACTGACTGCCGTAAAGGTGACATCTCGTAGTCCTCGTAGGGCATTGGCAAAGAGGATCTGAAGGACATCGCCAAACTGATACACCATCACGGGGATGCAGAGGGTCGCGACGATGGAGACAAGTTCTTCGTCCCGTGTGAAGATGCGCCCGATGATGTGTCGTGTGAGAAGGAGGAGGATGACAAAGCTGATGGCCATGAGGAGCTGGAGGGTGAGCCCTGTGGTGACTGTTGCTCGCATCTTGGGGACATCGCCGACTTCGTAATAGCGGCTCATCCTTATTGTCACAGCAGAGGAGAGTCCATAGAAAAACATGAATCCGAGGGTCGAGATGACGGCAATGATCTGATGCGCTGCAAGTGCGATGGATCCGAGCCAGCCGACCATGATGACCGCAAGGCTGAACGAAGCGGCTTCTACTCCCATCTGCAGAGCAACAGGTGTGCCCAGCTTGAAGAGGTGCATGAAGGCTTGCTTGTTGTATCTCACAAGCCCTGAGTTGAGTGGCCTATACTTCTCAACATCTGCTTGCCTGCGAGCAAGAAGCCACATCATCGCCACAAGGCAGAAGATGCGTGCCGTGAGTGTGGCAAGGCCTGCGCCGATGAGCCCGAGCTCGGGACAACCAAACTTCCCGAAGATGAGGAGATAGTTCAGTAGGACATTGATCACATTCGAGAGGAGCATCACCTTCATCGCTGTCGTGGCTCTGTCCGTGCCGTCGGCATACTGCTTGTAGGCGTTGAAGAGCATCACTATGATGATCGATCCGGCTTGTATGCCGTAGTAGGGGAGGATGTGTTCGGTAAGTTCGACCGGCTGACCGAGCCAATGGAGATTGAAGCCTATGATCGCCATGATGACCGTGAGAAGAATGCCCACAAGACCGTTGGCAAAGAGACTGTTGGAAAGGAGAAGGTGCAGTCGGTCTCTGTCGCTCCGTCCTGCAAAGGCTGCAGAGATGAGTGGTGTGAGACCATAGGAAAAACCGAGTCCGAAGATGAAGGCAAGGTTCATGAAATTATTGACAAAAGATGCCGCGCCGAGCTCCATCGTACTGTGATGACCGACCATGATGTTGTCGATGAAGCCTACGAGGATGATCCCGAGCTGACCCAACATGATCGGCAGACCGACCCGCAGGATCTCTTTTGTATGTGTGTAGTATTCTCGCCCTGTCATTCGGATTCTTGTTTTTTCGGACTACAAAGATACAAAACAACATCCTAACATTCATGGGTTTGAGTTTGTCTTTGCAAGAGTTGTGTGGCTCTTAATGATTGTGAATATCTGCTTTGGTTAGAAGGGGTAAGAGAGATAAAGCTTTCTCTCGAATAAGGTGTTTTATGGCTTCGAGCGAGTGCGATGAGGTTATACTCGACGATAATTGACTATAATCGACCGTAACCGACTATAATCTACTCGGAGGGCAAATTCGTGCCTTATCTTTGTGGTCAGTCTTACGACTTTTGTCTTTTGATGAGCGTTTGTCATGGCTGTGCGATCGGCTCTGTCAGATGACTGAGGTACAAAAAACATGACAGGGACTATACATCACGCACAGTCCCTGCCTTATGTTCCACAAAATATTAGGATATTAGGTAAGAAAGATTGATTAGGTTATGTTTTTTTGACTTTACAAAGGTCTTCTTTTTCAAGATGAGATGCAAACTTTTTGTAGTGTTCTAAAACATATTTATCTCGCTTAGATAATAAAAATATTTTGTTATTCGGGTTGAGATCACTCTTTGGTTTCGGAAGTCCCCTTTATCGCCTCATGTATCTTGCTTTCTATCAGGTCGGCAAGGTCTACATTGGTCTTTAGGGTTTCTTTGGCAGCCTCACGTCCTTGACCGAGGCGAGTGTCTTCGTAGTTGTACCATGAGCCACTTTTGCGGATTACTCCGAGATCCGAACCA
This is a stretch of genomic DNA from Porphyromonas cangingivalis. It encodes these proteins:
- a CDS encoding (Fe-S)-binding protein, with product MKIGLFIPCYINAVYPNVGIACYKLLKGLGLDVDYPLDQTCCGQPMANAGFEGNSLELAKRFETLFEGYDYIVGPSASCVAFVKENHPRILGDHDHECTTEKRIYDITEFVHDVIKPQHLSASFPHKVSIHNSCHGVRELGLSSPSELTTPYFNKIRALLEKVQGIEVVEPGRIDECCGFGGMFSVEEPEVSVCMGKDKVRDHMATGAEYITGADSSCLMHMQGVIDREQLPIRTIHFLEILAGQ
- a CDS encoding metallophosphoesterase family protein encodes the protein MAKTKYKKTKITLIIILVLLIASGVLLKMRWSAWFANSPEDPYTVPDSIARVTIVPGQAFETERTVSWLCGEEERPATLAFRALKDSLVDTAWQVIEASGDVIRSRSGQGAYYHAHLSRLTPGEVYQLRLRVGEDHEKVLSMAMPAMLDSVMNFVYLGDVQDPDGEMSTGLFDLFRGQAGSVRPDFFALAGDQIEGPTDEYWRVWYDSWKGYTDEMPMIVSTGNHEYLKKGFARELDPRWVPQYNYPANGPEDFEGRSYYVDFPLARFVVIDSNGINSPSDIWNHRAWLKEVLKASTQPWQIVMYHHAVHCVRAGRSHPVMQYIFKPILVEYGADLVLQGHDHAYSRITTPAEDGGRTAPVYLISCSSPKLYRNGFAPIHDRLGSGIQLYQTVRVTPDTIHYTSLQYTGEVYDELVLAREAGTGKITVTDKATHIPELFLFDNFSSSKKGQKKAKAYADAVEKRLKSRS
- a CDS encoding DUF5686 family protein is translated as MRIVITVLRMLSGLLLPCLLTSSLHAQEYDWARLKRYRPTHPYDEDMGYVLLDMLSASESSRSPVLRRLPSIAFGPTVRVGCSTLLGLDGVANLFPDFNDVDGLWLGYEMQLDHSLSEGRKIMFRTSQNYTLKTRRWFSENNILIYHSPKRDGLLVLSGGHTSRETVHMAPYELFTEQYVGLPGTNSDIHHYRKWYVSTRHKLYLSPHFRYSALLQYEDRSPQVFGTDLVRHRALTSELRLIYNLKRNHKERPSYPTPIVMPAGQDGIEAGLTLRAGITPTKTEDTPFSEYKMWEVSLRSAQAFSPNHKVDFLIIGGSFWDQGWQSDADMRHFPRLSLMGRSNLGESWHTLPAEWMGTKRWMATGINYYANHFLLGLFLPVDEGLHLRSLHLSGNKDYIEGGYSVGFGRMARIGLFVGSDLVEPPNVAVRISLPFIYLISTWSERY
- a CDS encoding bile acid:sodium symporter family protein, encoding MSSMQIYRIFKDYALLWSMVVGVFLSPWAYKLAFLLPYIMFVMLSLSYTRIAPSDVKMSKVHIALFVTQWVLGVGIYFALRSWDEILAQGLALIILTPTAVSASVITAMMGGNMGFIIASLIIGNVAMSLLAPPMLSSLYPDTGLSYLATVLQILSKVSLLLIMPIVLIWGLRFGLPKVHDRLAKYAGWTFYFWCFSLVIITSNTIRFFKEHGELTLQYGVVIALSVFVVCLLTFVIGRSIGRRMGTLPVNSGQALGQKNTVLAIWMGLTFMNPVVSVIPSFYVIWQNVVNAFQLAQYRRSVADQTNNPPKL
- a CDS encoding DUF695 domain-containing protein, with protein sequence MAKVSDEMLTVLLEGEHNPELMRFLLVRKELMPHLETGKYPYRIEIRWAYEGDRRGMPADAVGAEMEAFETALSPALERNKLALLAYSCTGEGLKEWVYYTRNLKAFGETLNTALSDLPQFPLSFEADEDREASMFKEVFALAMDMAQEEE
- a CDS encoding MATE family efflux transporter: MTGREYYTHTKEILRVGLPIMLGQLGIILVGFIDNIMVGHHSTMELGAASFVNNFMNLAFIFGLGFSYGLTPLISAAFAGRSDRDRLHLLLSNSLFANGLVGILLTVIMAIIGFNLHWLGQPVELTEHILPYYGIQAGSIIIVMLFNAYKQYADGTDRATTAMKVMLLSNVINVLLNYLLIFGKFGCPELGLIGAGLATLTARIFCLVAMMWLLARRQADVEKYRPLNSGLVRYNKQAFMHLFKLGTPVALQMGVEAASFSLAVIMVGWLGSIALAAHQIIAVISTLGFMFFYGLSSAVTIRMSRYYEVGDVPKMRATVTTGLTLQLLMAISFVILLLLTRHIIGRIFTRDEELVSIVATLCIPVMVYQFGDVLQILFANALRGLRDVTFTAVSAIICHVPLALGLVYLFAFPLRLGLLGVWMAFPVSLTTLGILLYLRYRHVMRKLENSMAKA